tctggccagGTGATGTCCTGCTCGCCTATGATGGAACGCTGCGtaacccaccaagtgtcggcctcatcccgtaaatggaaagcagccaactctgctttctcccactcggagcaagccatatagaagaaggtccgctccatggtaTCTATCCAGGTCTGAGCCACACTAGGATCAGTCTCTTCTCGGAATAGTGTGAATCAACTCTTCATTGACTTTGCCAATGCTTGGATCTGGGCTCGTGCCACGACAATATCCATGTGATGAGTAGGGATTGTCGCGGGAATTGGCGGAATCCCTGGAGTTGGTACTACAGGTGATACCGCTGGATAGGCCGGGGGAGGCACCCCCGGTGCTGCCGCATAAGCTGGGGCAGGTGCCACTGGTGGCATTGCAGGGTCAACATAGGTGGGCGCGGCTTGAGGTACGGTGGGTGGCGGTACCGGAGGTGGAGCAACTGTTGCTGCTGGTGTGGGTCTCAGGTGTGCAGTAGGCACCGAGGGCACGAGTGCCGCTGGTGCcgggtacacggtaggtccaggtggTGGTGGTGCCTGGTACGCTGTAGGCTCGACCGGAGCAGGTGTCGAGCATGCCGGTGGTACCCCTGGTGGAACCATAAATACAGTACGGGTGGGTACGGCGGGCActgccgaggtaggtacctctaaaggatcCATCAGGATCtaagagcccgacgcgcccgcagtatcctgagtctgtccctgaccgacaggctccAATCTAGTAGGGATCTCTGGCGAGTCTgttgccagagattccaaagtcctcttacgtggtttcccaacaccacgtctcgcagctactgatgtagatctcctcatatctgttaagttatatcacagatattactacaagtaacaaaaattataaatttacctTTATACCtttttgccgtctggagatattccGTCACTGTCTAGTCCccaaatttgacctcaaaattccggacgagaaaatcgacggaaaccgtacaaatccaaaaataaatacccaagttaactagcaaacttgggctaaccctaaaaattcagaacaccaaaagcaggtatcgcaACCCATCTGacaccaataaattggtataagataaatctcgaaaatccataacacgaaaaacaaacaagtatcgccaacttggctctgataccaaataaattggtatcatattatttcaaaaatccaacacacaaAACTTGACTCACCACTACAAAATACGAAAACCAAGTATCAGAAACTTGGCTTTAATatcaaataaattgtcatgccccggaggagtccctgccagaagcaatttcggcagcatctcccctgtacgggtgacaatatgaaactttctacaatgccctcagagccacatatacatcggccaataCGGCCGGAACAATTACAATAAATAATAAACAacatccacgtagtttaataataaaactaaactaatacaaCGATAAGGAAAAACATCTCAAaacatcctactcaactacacccataaagctcaaaacttatatcctactccactacacccataaaacacaaatcacaacgatctcacctcttctgccatccaagcaggcatgtagcaaaaacacatccaaataaaactcatcaacaataaagataacacaatatccaagtgtcaaaactagaacaagtctaaaaagTACAATAAGAAAACCTAAAAGGTAAAACACATTGCGATCCTCAGGATctacaggggactagcgactggaactcctccggacaacctcaacctgaaaatagtaagtatccacggggtgagtcaacacCTCAGCGGGTAATATTGGCATgtatagtaagaaaataacaactagcactaatcatgcgtacagtctcctgatataagaatgaaaattgcaactgaaataaataggagaaaactgtactaatcaGGACTCGGTGTATGGATAATCAATCGAgaagtataggaatcctgtatacatgtcaaacaaatgcatcaatgtgtatgatgccaatgatatgTCCTGGTCAACCCTACTCTTCAGTTAGTCATCTCACACAAGATGGTttgaccgagtgggtagggctgtgacaaccgtgcactctgctatcactgctcctgatgagtgaccgagtggatgggatgctgtcgaagtacacctatcctcctaccccaaatcataagtggaggagctcaatgctctcatctccctgagtaagtccagaggagggatccctgtcctgctataacgctgcgtcacactacccatgagtggaccaacggagcccttgacagagcaacctgctgcaacacaccctacctgataagaaccactaacccatgagtggttgtgtgtgcagatccaagTAACTGGCGATgttctcaacaataatggagccgactatcgcgcagcatgcaatcatgcgagatgatgcatgccACTAAGCATGGAAGtcttgaccatatctacctccataaaatatgtaccaaaaatatacatggatcataaCAAAAGATCTAGGTACATAGGTCAGATATGGTATCAAATAAGTCTGGTAAATCCtatggcatggtatgtcattacctttagGATCATAAGTAATTtgaaggtataaacatgaatgcaaacagTAAAAAAATCAAGCATGCACAAGTAATggataatgacataccgatgcagatacaaaacataatcattactatttgttaaaaactactatgcacatcaaatgacaaatctaaaagataagtcaaggtacccacctccaatataGTTCGaatccggtccaaatccgacgtcgaaaTACTCAcctcgcatcaaagtcctgtgtcaccaataaatatatattttatttagctacattcctataaatagctaaataaaatctcttacactaaattagggcaaaaccctaatcaacacaataacataaacctaattccaATTACACATGTACAACCAATTACACAATCCAATTCATACCTAATCCAACCTAATTAAATATCTTAACTCAGCACCAAAGTCTCTTTTGTTGGTCCACAACAGGTAGTTGCTATCGGAATAGGGGCAACCGTTGAAAACCAGATACACCACTAGGAATTAATTGATCTGATCAAGATTGAAATCTAAGAAGTCAACAAGGATATGCTGCTCACCTCATTGCTATTTTGTTCGAATCCGACAGCAAGaggaaatctagggcacgacACAAGAAAATCAGAAGAGGGCTAGACTAGGGCACAACGTGGCTGAACTAGATCCGGTGGTTGGAACAGTGAGGTGTAGAGGTGCGGCGGTGCTATTTCCGTGCAGCGGCGACACTGTGCAGAGGTGCGGCAGCGAGGGACTACTTGGG
This region of Zingiber officinale cultivar Zhangliang chromosome 9A, Zo_v1.1, whole genome shotgun sequence genomic DNA includes:
- the LOC122019386 gene encoding vegetative cell wall protein gp1-like, coding for MDPLEVPTSAVPAVPTRTVFMVPPGVPPACSTPAPVEPTAYQAPPPPGPTVYPAPAALVPSVPTAHLRPTPAATVAPPPVPPPTVPQAAPTYVDPAMPPVAPAPAYAAAPGVPPPAYPAVSPVVPTPGIPPIPATIPTHHMDIVVARAQIQALAKSMKS